One Oryza glaberrima chromosome 10, OglaRS2, whole genome shotgun sequence DNA segment encodes these proteins:
- the LOC127786427 gene encoding pentatricopeptide repeat-containing protein At2g01390-like — translation MLRRSRHFLPPRPRRRPRPRHEAPAADPPTPTYTRDVVRRVDAILRGHPWSAARPLLLSLPGLAWDSHTVARVLKAHPPLHKAFLFFRLAAGAGGGFRHDRFTYTSMLHLLGEAGRVPAMMRLLAEMLRAGVDPDAATFTTVMHWLAHAGDVDAAMRVWEEMRARKGKCRPTLVSYTACVKILFDAGRPAEAREVFQEMVAEGLRPSCKTYTVLIEHLANVGKFEATMEIMDKMQEAGVEPDKALCNILVQKCSRAGETSVMTRILQYMKENFIVLRRPIFLEALEALKANGESDNLLREVNPHLAFEGIECDPAFTDLGYITVRSTILYLLASRNWSAVEHMINEMTPKNIKVESHILSDIIQASCANCRPSCGLAVLRYSLRIGNGLDRSAYGSLLGHYIRNGSFDLVFEIVEILIKSGCNLGTYLSSILIIKLACAGHSSTAVRIFGLLTTDKNVVTYTALMSAYFQDGKVDKALQLFSQMSANGVFACPGTYEVLIHGLQMAGRKQESEHYRRERMEMQWHLQYRNEHSPEDSLCNHLFCDFHG, via the exons AtgctccgccgcagccgccactTCCTCCCACCCagaccccgccgccggccgagaCCTCGCCAcgaggcccccgccgccgacccgccCACCCCGACCTACACCCGCGACGTCGTCCGCCGCGTCGACGCCATCCTCCGCGGCCACCcctggtcggcggcgcggccgctcctcctctccctcccgggcCTCGCCTGGGACTCCCACACCGTCGCGCGCGTCCTCAAGGCGCACCCGCCTCTCCACAAGGCCTTCCTCTtcttccgcctcgccgccggcgcaggcggcgggttCCGCCACGACCGCTTCACCTACACCTCCATGCTCCACCTCCTCGGCGAGGCCGGCCGCGTGCCGGCCATGATGCGCCTCCTCGCCGAGATGCTCCGCGCGGGAGTGGaccccgacgccgccaccttcaCCACGGTCATGCACTGGCTGGCGCACGCCGGGGACGTCGACGCCGCGATGCGGGTGTGGGAGGAGATGCGCGCGCGGAAGGGGAAGTGTCGGCCCACCCTCGTGAGCTACACGGCGTGCGTGAAGATCCTGTTCGACGCCGGGAGGCCTGCGGAGGCCAGGGAGGTGTTCCAGGAGATGGTGGCCGAGGGACTGCGGCCCAGCTGCAAGACGTACACGGTGCTCATCGAGCATCTCGCGAACGTAG GGAAATTTGAAGCTACTATGGAAATTATGGACAAGATGCAAGAAGCTGGTGTAGAACCAGATAAAGCACTCTGTAATATTCTAGTTCAGAAATGCTCCAGGGCTGGTGAGACATCAGTGATGACCCGAATTCTTCAATACATGAAGGAAAATTTCATTGTGCTTCGCCGACCTATATTTTTGGAAGCACTTGAAGCTCTAAAAGCTAATGGTGAGAGTGACAATCTTCTTCGGGAAGTGAATCCGCATCTTGCATTTGAAGGCATCGAATGTGACCCAGCATTTACTGATCTAGGCTACATTACTGTCAGGAGTACGATCCTGTACCTTTTGGCTTCTAGAAACTGGTCCGCCGTAGAACACATGATAAATGAAATGACCCCCAAGAATATCAAGGTTGAATCACATATCCTCTCTGACATTATTCAAGCAAGCTGTGCAAACTGCAGACCATCATGTGGGCTTGCAGTTCTGCGTTACAGTCTAAGAATAGGCAATGGACTTGATAGATCTGCATATGGCAGCCTTCTTGGTCATTACATCAGAAATGGTTCATTCGATTTGGTGTTTGAGATCGTTGAAATATTGATTAAATCTGGCTGCAATCTTGGGACATATCTATCATctatattaataataaaactGGCTTGTGCTGGGCATTCTTCAACCGCAGTGCGCATTTTTGGATTATTGACTACAGACAAGAATGTTGTTACGTACACTGCCCTTATGAGTGCCTATTTTCAAGATGGGAAAGTTGATAAGGCTCTCCAACTATTCTCGCAAATGAGTGCtaatggagtatttgcatgccCAGGTACATATGAAGTACTGATACATGGATTACAAATGGCTGGGCGGAAACAAGAATCTGAACATTACCGAAGAGAGAGAATGGAGATGCAATGGCATCTTCAGTATCGCAATGAGCATTCCCCTGAAGATAGCTTATGTAACCATCTGTTTTGTGATTTTCATGGTTAG
- the LOC127786428 gene encoding uncharacterized protein LOC127786428, whose amino-acid sequence MIAAVGRGPEGWGEDEMSVLPRHTKVVVTGNNRTKSVLVGLHGVVKKAVGLGGWHWLVLTNGIEVKLQRNALSVIEPPTGNEDDDKFDCENMQWNSSDLASDDAQSPKPQRSRNRQHRGFQTKSFSRSMSCDSHSKASFSSSSRAHTKVDLSKLEMTALWRYWRHFNLDASPNPSREQLVDAVQRHFVSQQLDELQVIVGFVQAAKRLKTNVRVA is encoded by the exons ATGATTGCGGCGGTCGGCCGGGGACCGGAGGGATGGGGGGAGGACGAGATGTCCGTGCTACCGCGGCATACCAAGGTGGTGGTCACCGGCAACAACCGCACCAAGTCGGTGCTCGTTGGCCTCCATGGCGTCGTCAAGAAGGCCGTCGGGCTCGGGGGATGGCATTGGCTG GTGCTTACCAATGGCATAGAGGTAAAACTGCAAAGGAATGCTTTAAGTGTGATTGAACCCCCAACTGGCAATGAGGATGATGATAAGTTTGACTGTGAGAACATGCAGTGGAATAGTTCAGATCTGG CATCCGATGACGCACAATCACCAAAGCCACAGAGGTCAAGGAACAGGCAGCATAGGGGGTTCCAGACCAAATCCTTCAGCCGCTCCATGTCTTGTGATTCCCACTCCAAGGCTTcattttcttcctcctcaaggGCTCACACG AAAGTTGACCTGAGCAAGCTGGAAATGACTGCATTATGGAGATATTGGCGTCACTTCAATCTC GATGCTAGCCCTAACCCATCCAGGGAGCAGTTAGTGGATGCTGTCCAGAGGCACTTTGTGTCACAG CAATTGGATGAGTTGCAGGTCATCGTCGGTTTCGTGCAGGCTGCAAAGAGGCTGAAGACAAACGTGAGAGTGGCCTGA